From Erigeron canadensis isolate Cc75 chromosome 8, C_canadensis_v1, whole genome shotgun sequence, one genomic window encodes:
- the LOC122610634 gene encoding UDP-glycosyltransferase 89B2-like, whose product MTQSTKNTHLLVYPFSGSGHIIPLLDLTHLLLDRGLTITIVVITANLSLIEPLVSSYPTSLHKLLFPEPEISPAPHPLIGKVISSQKLFQPIVKWFETHPSPPVAIVSDFFLGWTNELANHLGIRRIVFSPSGALGSSIFHALWRDVGEINARNDNGDENFVVSFTEIPNVPELKWWQLSLSHFYKKGDPDMESFRDGMMANMKSWGIIYNTFEEMEGVYIDHIQKQVGHDRVWAIGPLLPDEHGPLVSTGRGGSSAVSPDDLFRWLDRKSDDSVVYICFGSRFTLSEKQMSSLASALELSKVNFILCVKASDSSFIPSGFIDRVGDRGFIVKGWAPQLAILRNRAVGSFVTHCGWNSTLEGVAAGVMMMTWSMGADQYANAKLLVDQLGVGLRVCEGGPESVPDPGKLAQLLDESSSVDRPERVKVKELSQAATKAVKDGTSRRDLDMFTRLLSEL is encoded by the coding sequence atgACACAATCAACAAAAAACACACATCTATTAGTCTACCCGTTCTCTGGCTCGGGCCATATCATCCCATTACTCGACCTCACTCACCTCCTCCTCGACCGCGGCTTGACCATCACGATAGTCGTCATCACGGCTAACCTCTCCCTTATCGAACCTCTCGTTTCGTCGTACCCCACGTCACTACACAAACTTCTTTTCCCTGAACCCGAAATAAGCCCAGCCCCTCATCCCCTTATTGGCAAAGTTATTTCCTCACAAAAACTTTTTCAGCCCATTGTTAAATGGTTTGAAACTCACCCTTCTCCACCGGTAGCCATTGTTTCGGATTTCTTTCTTGGGTGGACTAATGAACTTGCAAACCATTTAGGTATTCGACGTATAGTTTTTTCGCCTTCTGGTGCTCTTGGTTCTTCCATTTTTCATGCATTATGGCGGGACGTGGGTGAGATTAATGCTAGAAATGACAATGGAGATGAAAATTTTGTGGTTTCTTTTACGGAAATCCCCAATGTACCCGAATTGAAGTGGTGGCAGCTGTCACTATCGCATTTTTATAAAAAGGGAGATCCGGATATGGAATCTTTTAGGGATGGAATGATGGCTAATATGAAAAGTTGGGgaattatatataacacattTGAAGAGATGGAAGGTGTTTATATTGATCATATCCAGAAACAAGTGGGCCATGATCGGGTTTGGGCCATAGGCCCATTACTTCCTGATGAACATGGCCCATTGGTTAGCACTGGACGTGGTGGGTCCAGTGCAGTGTCACCTGATGACCTTTTCAGGTGGTTGGACAGGAAGTCAGATGACTCTGTCGTGTATATATGCTTTGGGAGCCGATTTACATTAAGTGAGAAGCAAATGAGTTCATTAGCAAGTGCACTCGAGCTTAGTAAAGTTAACTTTATTTTGTGTGTGAAGGCAAGTGATTCGAGCTTTATCCCAAGTGGGTTTATAGATCGGGTTGGTGATCGTGGGTTTATAGTCAAAGGTTGGGCCCCGCAGTTGGCGATTTTAAGAAATCGAGCCGTAGGGTCCTTTGTGACTCATTGTGGATGGAACTCGACTTTGGAAGGAGTTGCGGCAGGTGTAATGATGATGACATGGTCAATGGGTGCTGACCAGTACGCAAATGCTAAGCTATTGGTTGACCAGCTGGGTGTTGGGTTAAGGGTTTGTGAAGGTGGACCTGAGAGCGTTCCTGACCCAGGCAAGTTGGCTCAGTTGTTGGATGAGTCATCAAGTGTTGATAGACCCGAGCGAGTTAAAGTTAAGGAGCTAAGCCAAGCAGCGACTAAGGCGGTCAAAGACGGAACATCTAGAAGGGATTTGGACATGTTCACCAGGCTTCTATCTGAGCTATAA